A single Priestia megaterium DNA region contains:
- a CDS encoding GIY-YIG nuclease family protein: protein MPIENDSIQHRYIYVLKLENHNYYVGQTSNDTKKRIKKHFKGRGSA, encoded by the coding sequence ATGCCAATTGAAAACGATAGTATTCAGCATAGATATATTTATGTTTTGAAATTAGAAAATCATAATTACTATGTTGGACAAACCAGTAATGACACAAAGAAACGAATAAAAAAACATTTTAAAGGTCGAGGATCTGCTTAG
- a CDS encoding DUF3231 family protein — MNKKNDTRLTSSEITSLWVQYMRETMAICISKYVLATVKDPEVHSLFGFCLELSQKHLKVLKKILNAENFPLPNGFTDKDVNLEAPPLFTDSLWLHYIHVMTIHGLSGHSMSFSSSIRKDIRDLYYQCNMDAMDVYNRSIDILLSKGLYERDPYFSMPQGVEYITELGYAMDILGKKRPLNSMEAGNIYTDLKKSISAKAILLGFQQVTQDKKIRKFMEDGLNLVNKHIGLFSSLLHEGGLHTPPLLDREVTNSKIAPFSDKLMLFHAGFMFNLAMIYYSVTMSVSMRIDVVGHCEASILRDLKLTTSWGNIMIERGWIEKPPEANDRTEL, encoded by the coding sequence TTGAATAAGAAAAATGATACTAGATTAACCTCTTCAGAAATTACAAGTCTGTGGGTTCAATATATGAGGGAAACGATGGCAATTTGCATCAGTAAATATGTATTAGCAACTGTTAAAGATCCTGAAGTTCATTCTCTTTTTGGATTTTGTTTAGAACTATCTCAAAAACATCTCAAAGTGTTAAAAAAAATCTTAAATGCAGAAAATTTCCCTCTACCAAATGGTTTTACAGATAAAGATGTAAATTTGGAAGCTCCACCTTTATTCACGGATTCACTTTGGTTACATTACATACATGTTATGACGATTCATGGATTATCAGGACATAGCATGTCATTTAGTAGTTCTATTCGGAAAGATATTAGGGATCTTTATTATCAATGTAACATGGACGCGATGGATGTTTATAACAGATCAATTGATATTCTCTTATCTAAGGGCCTTTATGAAAGAGATCCTTATTTTTCAATGCCCCAAGGTGTCGAGTACATAACAGAATTAGGATATGCAATGGATATATTGGGAAAGAAAAGACCTTTAAATTCGATGGAGGCAGGAAATATATATACTGATTTAAAGAAAAGTATTTCAGCAAAAGCTATTCTTCTCGGATTTCAGCAGGTAACCCAAGATAAAAAAATACGTAAGTTTATGGAGGATGGTTTAAATTTAGTTAATAAGCATATAGGTCTTTTTTCTTCACTGTTACATGAAGGAGGTCTCCATACCCCACCGTTATTAGACAGAGAAGTTACAAATTCTAAGATCGCACCTTTTTCAGATAAATTAATGCTATTTCATGCCGGATTTATGTTTAATTTAGCTATGATATATTATTCGGTTACTATGTCTGTCAGTATGAGAATTGATGTAGTAGGACACTGTGAAGCATCGATTCTAAGAGATTTAAAACTTACTACCAGTTGGGGAAATATTATGATTGAAAGAGGATGGATAGAAAAGCCACCAGAAGCAAATGATCGAACTGAGTTATAA
- the mobV gene encoding MobV family relaxase, translating to MAKYGIIRMQKFHKDAILGIQKHNQREGENSKNKDIDSNKTMLNYDFVNEDKIKYHEEIKKMTTTRVKRKIRNDAVLVAEFFVSASPEYMHAMSPDEQRKYFEASLDHIAGKYGQQNILYATVHNDESTPHMHVGFVPITEDRRLAAKDYFHGKTKIRRIQDDFHNYMNKRGYDIERGEPSELQHKSVHEFKKEERQKELNNLDQQLIFKEKEIQRMDNLRNLKEEGLVDIRSDQSIEELCRKSVEIEVSKGMLGSKVKVEEDDFHCVVDLAKELQEKLAAEHKRTNALSQEVEKMMKENKVLTQQLESIREDLSMHLVHQEREVEKAKHLMRQKLIRDFSENEKEKLKEELKRELDSEYKAHISSLSDDLTIEKQKHEKTKRELVQANKANDTLTKMNVDYIENYVRKEDLDKANQQVNELKKENKTLKAWKEKALNWIDKNVEKMKQISFFQHVAGVQKRNKRQDQEIER from the coding sequence ATGGCCAAATATGGGATTATCCGCATGCAAAAGTTCCACAAAGACGCAATATTAGGTATCCAGAAACACAACCAACGAGAAGGCGAGAACAGTAAAAATAAAGATATCGATTCAAACAAAACGATGCTCAACTATGACTTTGTGAATGAGGACAAAATTAAGTACCATGAAGAAATTAAGAAGATGACGACCACCCGTGTGAAACGAAAAATTCGGAATGATGCGGTCCTGGTCGCAGAGTTCTTTGTGTCGGCCAGTCCGGAATACATGCATGCGATGTCGCCAGACGAGCAGCGTAAATATTTTGAAGCATCACTGGACCATATAGCTGGCAAGTATGGTCAGCAGAACATTTTATATGCTACGGTACATAACGATGAATCAACGCCACATATGCACGTGGGCTTTGTACCAATTACGGAAGATCGACGCTTGGCCGCGAAAGACTATTTTCATGGCAAAACGAAGATTCGTCGAATTCAGGATGACTTTCATAACTACATGAACAAACGTGGTTATGACATTGAGCGTGGCGAGCCGAGCGAGCTTCAGCATAAAAGTGTTCATGAATTTAAGAAAGAAGAACGACAAAAAGAGCTAAACAACTTAGACCAACAACTAATCTTCAAGGAAAAAGAGATTCAAAGAATGGATAACTTACGGAACCTAAAGGAAGAGGGATTAGTTGATATACGTAGTGATCAGAGTATTGAAGAGCTTTGTCGTAAATCTGTTGAAATTGAAGTAAGTAAAGGTATGCTTGGTTCAAAAGTGAAAGTCGAAGAAGATGATTTTCATTGTGTCGTTGATCTCGCAAAAGAATTGCAGGAGAAGCTGGCGGCCGAGCATAAGCGTACAAATGCATTAAGCCAAGAAGTTGAGAAAATGATGAAAGAGAATAAGGTGTTAACACAGCAATTAGAGAGTATAAGAGAAGATTTGAGTATGCATCTTGTTCATCAAGAGAGAGAAGTGGAAAAGGCGAAGCATTTGATGAGGCAGAAGTTGATACGAGATTTCTCTGAGAATGAGAAAGAAAAATTGAAAGAAGAGCTTAAAAGAGAACTAGATAGCGAATATAAGGCTCATATAAGCTCTTTAAGCGACGATTTAACGATTGAGAAGCAGAAACATGAGAAAACGAAAAGAGAGCTTGTACAGGCAAATAAAGCGAATGATACCCTGACGAAGATGAATGTTGACTATATAGAAAATTATGTGCGAAAAGAGGATCTTGATAAAGCCAATCAGCAAGTTAATGAATTAAAGAAAGAGAATAAGACATTGAAAGCTTGGAAGGAAAAAGCATTGAATTGGATAGATAAGAATGTCGAGAAGATGAAGCAGATCTCGTTTTTTCAACATGTAGCTGGAGTCCAAAAAAGAAATAAAAGGCAAGATCAAGAAATTGAAAGATGA
- a CDS encoding aspartyl-phosphate phosphatase Spo0E family protein, with translation MGVLESHKVILKEALTVEIEKERKSLIETAFEEGFTSKNTVEISQFIDEMLNELEKIR, from the coding sequence ATGGGGGTATTGGAGTCTCATAAAGTGATCTTAAAAGAAGCTTTAACAGTCGAGATTGAAAAAGAGAGAAAATCTTTGATTGAAACGGCATTTGAAGAGGGTTTTACAAGTAAAAATACAGTGGAAATTAGTCAATTTATTGATGAGATGTTAAATGAGTTAGAAAAGATTAGGTAG